From Toxorhynchites rutilus septentrionalis strain SRP chromosome 2, ASM2978413v1, whole genome shotgun sequence, a single genomic window includes:
- the LOC129764207 gene encoding mitochondrial E3 ubiquitin protein ligase 1 — MDFVQEAVFLGVDVLLLGLCLKEYYYFKKISKSLKNAPQLTIDESLRDKLKQSDGKIRYGVIRGTVTPIGTPLKSVMTPSVTGVLQVMKLNEHRVARGFAGFWAEQRKLIHISFNEVPFCLTNGKLGVEVVDGLSAEILDMDTVYDNYEPSSLSLFDHIFGFFSGVRQKGMQTTEEILRNGSFITAVGELELDGNSIRLQPSPVAPMFLTTATKSTLLKKFEEAKNSMLFKVIVCGTISAVLVGLITRKIYKRKKMEWDEQALRDKLEKSRAQRRALARQQVFSDDQRCVVCVDNPKEVICLPCGHVCLCENCAVKIKLNCPVCRSKIESKAAAFIT; from the exons ATGGATTTTGTTCAGGAGGCAGTGTTTCTGGGAGTAGATGTGCTGCTGTTGGGACTGTGTTTAAAAGAATATTACTACTTCAAGAAAATCAGCAAATCGTTGAAG AATGCTCCCCAATTGACGATTGATGAGTCGCTGAGAGACAAATTGAAGCAGAGTGACGGCAAAATTAGGTACGGTGTTATCCGTGGGACAGTGACGCCCATCGGTACGCCTCTTAAGAGTGTAATGACCCCCTCTGTTACTGGTGTGCTGCAGGTTATGAAGCTTAA TGAACACAGGGTGGCTCGCGGTTTTGCCGGCTTTTGGGCCGAACAGCGGAAGCTGATACACATTTCGTTCAATGAGGTTCCGTTCTGTCTTACCAATGGAAAGCTCGGCGTTGAAGTTGTGGACGGTCTGTCTGCCGAGATTCTAGACATGGATACCGTTTATGATAACTATGAACCCTCGAGCTTATCGCTCTTCGATCATATATTTGGTTTTTTCTCTGGAGTGCGCCAGAAGGGAATGCAAACTACGGAGGAAATTCTCCGGAATGGGAGTTTCATTACCGCGGTGGGAGAACTCGAACTGGACGGAAACAGTATTCGTCTGCAACCTTCTCCCGTTGCGCCAATGTTTCTTACGACTGCCACAAAAAGTACACTGCTGAAGAAATTTGAGGAGGCGAAAAATTCTATGCTATTCAAAGTGATCGTCTGTGGAACGATCTCGGCGGTGCTCGTTGGATTGATTACGAGGAAGATCTACAAACGCAAGAAAATGGAATGGGACGAACAAGCTTTGCGAGATAAGCTGGAGAAAAGTAGAGCGCAGCGTAGAGCGTTGGCACGTCAGCAGGTTTTCAGTGACGACCAACGATGTGTGGTTTGCGTGGATAATCCAAAGGAAGTAATATGTTTGCCCTGCGGACATGTGTGCCTGTGCGAAAATTGTGCTGTGAAAATTAAACTGAACTGCCCTGTTTGCCGGTCTAAGATAGAATCCAAAGCTGCTGCATTTATCACGTAA